Proteins co-encoded in one Streptomyces sp. JH34 genomic window:
- a CDS encoding sugar ABC transporter substrate-binding protein gives MALALAITGCVNGTGGGSDTGKVDSITVLDYYTDEPEHTQWSEMLTTCGKAAGVRVEHTSVPPASLVPRVLRQASSRTLPDLLMLDNADLQQVAQTGALTPLDRYGIDTRGFAAGILSAGTYQGKVYGLAPYASTVALFYNKDMLAEAGVAVPRTWGELKDAAAELTGPGRYGMAVDASATFESSWQFLPFLWSNGGDEKQLDTPQAVQALQLWVDLVKSGSMSKSVLNWTQADVHDQFAARRTAMMINGPWRIPALNEDENLRWGVATVPVPRAGQTPVTPLGGEVWTVPQTASGARQEKAAQVLACLNDSSNMLTLAEQHFTVPSRPAVAARYAERNPSMTVFAESVETTRVRTGELGVRWPKAATGLYTAIQSAVAGEQTPKEALRDAQQIATSD, from the coding sequence ATGGCGCTGGCACTGGCCATCACCGGATGTGTCAATGGAACCGGTGGCGGATCCGACACCGGCAAGGTCGACTCCATCACCGTGCTCGACTACTACACCGACGAGCCCGAGCACACCCAGTGGAGCGAGATGCTCACTACTTGCGGCAAGGCCGCCGGTGTCAGGGTCGAGCACACGAGCGTTCCACCGGCGTCGCTCGTCCCCAGGGTCCTGCGACAGGCATCGTCACGGACCCTCCCCGATCTGTTGATGCTGGACAACGCCGACCTGCAGCAGGTGGCGCAGACCGGCGCACTGACACCGCTGGACCGGTACGGCATCGACACCAGAGGCTTCGCCGCGGGCATCCTGTCTGCGGGCACGTATCAGGGAAAAGTCTACGGGCTGGCCCCCTACGCGAGCACGGTCGCCCTGTTCTACAACAAGGACATGCTCGCCGAGGCCGGCGTCGCCGTACCCAGGACCTGGGGCGAACTGAAGGACGCGGCGGCCGAGCTGACCGGTCCGGGGCGTTACGGCATGGCGGTCGACGCGAGCGCCACTTTCGAGAGCAGTTGGCAGTTCCTGCCCTTTCTGTGGTCCAACGGAGGAGATGAGAAGCAGTTGGACACCCCGCAGGCCGTCCAGGCGCTCCAACTGTGGGTGGACCTGGTGAAGAGCGGATCCATGTCGAAGTCGGTGCTGAACTGGACGCAGGCCGACGTCCACGATCAGTTCGCCGCCAGAAGGACGGCCATGATGATCAACGGCCCCTGGCGGATACCGGCCCTGAACGAGGACGAGAACCTGCGCTGGGGAGTGGCCACCGTGCCCGTCCCCCGGGCGGGACAGACCCCGGTCACGCCACTCGGCGGCGAGGTGTGGACGGTTCCGCAGACTGCTTCCGGGGCCAGGCAGGAGAAGGCCGCCCAGGTCCTCGCCTGCCTGAACGACTCCTCGAACATGCTCACCCTGGCCGAGCAGCACTTCACCGTGCCCTCCCGTCCCGCGGTGGCCGCCCGGTACGCCGAGCGGAACCCGTCCATGACTGTCTTCGCCGAGAGCGTGGAAACGACGCGCGTCCGGACCGGCGAACTCGGCGTCAGGTGGCCCAAGGCGGCGACCGGCCTGTACACCGCCATCCAGTCAGCGGTGGCGGGGGAGCAGACACCGAAGGAAGCCCTCAGGGACGCGCAGCAGATCGCGACCAGCGACTGA
- a CDS encoding alpha/beta hydrolase, whose product MHTCSSAPPTIVLVHGAFSDASSWAAVIRLLQDAGLTVRAPANPLRGLAHDAAYLGSVVRAIDAPVVLVGHDYGGSVITQAAADADNVVALCFVAAFSLDAGECVLDIMNRFAPTPVADATFTAAVPTRMSGGPDNELYIRGERFPQVYAADLPPSLGKVLSVAQRPIACNALTSRSGAPAWATKPSWYAIATADRILNPAAQRFMAQRMAATEHVLDGSHAVALSQPDAVSAMIREAAGQRP is encoded by the coding sequence ATGCACACATGTAGCTCTGCACCGCCGACCATCGTGCTTGTGCACGGTGCGTTCTCGGATGCCTCGTCGTGGGCGGCGGTCATCAGGCTCCTTCAGGACGCCGGACTGACCGTGCGCGCCCCGGCGAACCCGCTGCGGGGTCTGGCGCATGACGCCGCGTACCTCGGGAGTGTGGTGCGTGCCATCGACGCCCCCGTGGTGCTGGTCGGTCACGACTACGGTGGCTCGGTCATCACACAGGCCGCCGCCGATGCCGACAACGTCGTGGCGCTGTGCTTCGTCGCGGCGTTCAGTCTCGATGCGGGCGAGTGCGTTCTGGACATCATGAACCGCTTCGCCCCTACTCCAGTGGCCGACGCGACCTTCACCGCGGCTGTCCCCACTCGGATGTCGGGCGGCCCGGACAACGAGCTGTACATCCGTGGGGAACGATTCCCGCAGGTGTATGCCGCCGACCTTCCACCCAGCCTCGGAAAGGTGCTTTCGGTGGCGCAACGCCCGATCGCCTGCAACGCGCTGACCAGCAGATCGGGCGCGCCGGCGTGGGCTACGAAACCATCCTGGTACGCCATCGCGACCGCCGACCGGATACTCAACCCCGCCGCTCAGCGCTTCATGGCGCAACGCATGGCGGCGACCGAGCACGTGCTGGACGGTTCCCACGCCGTCGCGCTGTCGCAGCCCGACGCCGTATCAGCGATGATCCGCGAAGCGGCCGGACAGCGACCGTAG
- a CDS encoding AAA family ATPase, whose product MAGAGGPLSRSGLRGRETELVELEALITSVARTGSGGLALIQGEPGIGKTTLLAEVVSKAVTAGFSVGVGKADELHHVVPLSSLAACVLHGDQPLLTGDDFAELARNHDQRIWLVERLAEAIETRAGSAPVLISLDDVQWADSLSRFALQQLPTRLRTSPVLWVLTGRREPTGPAEEIVAAATVLPTVTVSLGPLSGADIAQLAGDTLGTAVDARVRELLDGAGGNPFLAVEMLTGLRTAETSNDPVPPGLVVGVRGRLRSLQPDTLRFLQMGAVLGRRFAFHDAAVLCGRSAATLIAALEEAVCAGLLDDDGDHLVFRHDLLRQAVYVDIPPSARKALHREAARNIVTAGHQPIDAVPHILRGALPGDEEAVVLLQQAADAVLPVTPGLAADLMTRALELVPSAHPLRFAVGEQAIFCLTRAGRNREALETGDRLLAGRPPLEGFSRLQAALGSTLWNMDRTGELRRRVEAALATGGAAPEIGARLAGLRTLAMSREHDLVAAREAGEAALRAVTAIGDREATTLALSGLGEIAQNAGENAVALERFAALSAIDSSFLPEEIVAHLHVDDFASGERLIRQATDAGASRQAMLLWAQGQYDLGLGRLDDVDADFVTMERLEDEVRVSVQQVNGRVIRSRIALLRGDREGAREHLAEARERLAAKPSPGNTAAVRFLEAVHAGADGDVGLAVEKIRQVQREGPFMRWRLLRNWVDSAIRIALRGGELELAEHLAEQARAHAERNPAVPTATGIGAQATGLVKSSVAELERSVELLSTGPRPLVRAAAYADLGQALLTAGRRRQAVSALTHARDEFAGTDAHAEAAQVQDALRGAGEGGRQAATTERPVAGWGALTLSEERIARLVAEGHTNRSAADLLVVSPHTVNTHLTSVFRKLSINSRVQLANLVMALPDD is encoded by the coding sequence ATGGCAGGAGCAGGCGGTCCGCTGTCCCGTAGCGGTCTGCGCGGCCGAGAGACCGAACTCGTAGAGCTTGAGGCGCTGATCACCTCCGTGGCCCGCACCGGGAGCGGCGGGTTGGCCCTCATCCAGGGCGAACCGGGCATCGGCAAGACCACGCTGCTCGCCGAAGTGGTCTCCAAGGCCGTCACAGCGGGATTCTCGGTCGGCGTCGGCAAAGCGGACGAGTTGCATCACGTCGTTCCGCTCTCGTCGTTGGCAGCCTGCGTCCTGCACGGCGATCAGCCACTGCTGACCGGCGACGACTTCGCCGAACTGGCCCGCAACCACGATCAGCGAATCTGGCTGGTGGAGCGCCTGGCAGAGGCGATCGAGACCAGAGCCGGCAGCGCGCCGGTACTGATCAGCCTGGACGATGTGCAGTGGGCCGACTCGCTGAGCCGGTTCGCCCTGCAACAGCTTCCGACACGCCTGCGTACATCGCCGGTGCTGTGGGTGCTGACCGGTCGACGGGAACCCACGGGACCGGCGGAGGAGATCGTCGCGGCCGCGACCGTCCTGCCGACGGTCACCGTCTCCCTGGGGCCCCTGTCCGGTGCGGACATCGCTCAACTGGCCGGCGACACACTCGGCACCGCCGTGGACGCACGCGTGCGGGAACTGCTCGACGGAGCGGGCGGTAACCCGTTTCTCGCTGTCGAGATGCTCACGGGGCTGCGGACCGCGGAGACGTCGAACGACCCCGTGCCCCCAGGGCTCGTAGTGGGTGTGCGCGGCAGACTCAGGTCCCTGCAGCCCGACACCCTGCGGTTCCTGCAGATGGGAGCGGTACTGGGACGCCGGTTCGCTTTCCACGACGCTGCCGTGCTGTGCGGCCGGTCGGCCGCCACATTGATCGCGGCACTCGAGGAAGCCGTGTGCGCCGGACTCCTGGACGACGACGGTGATCATCTGGTCTTCCGGCATGATCTGCTGCGCCAGGCGGTTTACGTCGACATCCCGCCGTCAGCCCGGAAGGCTCTGCACCGGGAGGCTGCCCGCAATATCGTCACTGCGGGCCACCAGCCGATCGACGCGGTGCCGCACATCCTCAGGGGAGCTCTGCCCGGGGACGAGGAAGCCGTGGTGCTGCTGCAGCAAGCGGCCGACGCCGTGCTGCCGGTCACGCCGGGCCTCGCGGCCGACCTGATGACGCGCGCACTGGAACTCGTGCCGTCAGCACATCCGCTGCGGTTCGCGGTGGGGGAGCAGGCGATCTTCTGCCTGACACGGGCCGGCCGGAACAGAGAAGCTCTGGAAACGGGCGACCGGCTATTGGCCGGCCGGCCCCCGCTGGAAGGGTTCAGCCGACTGCAGGCCGCCCTGGGCAGCACGCTCTGGAACATGGACCGCACCGGCGAACTGCGCCGCCGGGTCGAAGCCGCTCTTGCCACGGGGGGCGCCGCCCCGGAGATCGGGGCGAGGCTGGCCGGCCTACGTACTCTGGCCATGTCCCGGGAGCATGATCTGGTCGCGGCGCGTGAAGCCGGCGAGGCCGCGCTGCGGGCGGTCACCGCCATCGGTGACCGGGAGGCGACCACCCTGGCCCTCTCCGGGCTCGGAGAGATCGCGCAGAACGCAGGGGAGAACGCGGTCGCGCTGGAACGTTTCGCCGCTCTGAGCGCCATCGATTCCAGCTTCCTCCCCGAAGAGATCGTCGCGCACCTGCACGTCGACGACTTCGCGTCCGGTGAACGGCTGATCCGGCAAGCGACGGACGCCGGGGCGAGCCGTCAGGCAATGCTGCTGTGGGCCCAGGGACAGTACGATCTGGGACTCGGCCGGCTCGATGACGTCGACGCCGACTTCGTGACCATGGAGCGCCTGGAAGACGAGGTGCGGGTATCCGTCCAGCAGGTGAACGGCCGTGTGATCCGCTCCCGGATCGCACTGCTGCGGGGTGACCGGGAAGGGGCGCGGGAGCACTTGGCGGAGGCGCGGGAACGGCTGGCGGCCAAGCCGAGCCCGGGCAACACAGCTGCGGTGCGCTTCCTGGAGGCGGTCCACGCCGGGGCCGACGGGGACGTCGGCCTCGCCGTCGAAAAGATCCGGCAAGTGCAGCGAGAAGGTCCCTTCATGCGCTGGCGGCTTCTGCGCAACTGGGTCGATTCCGCGATACGCATAGCCCTGCGAGGCGGGGAGCTGGAGCTCGCCGAGCACCTGGCCGAACAGGCCAGGGCCCACGCTGAGCGCAACCCCGCCGTGCCGACCGCCACCGGCATCGGGGCGCAAGCCACCGGGCTGGTGAAGAGCAGTGTGGCCGAGCTCGAGCGCTCCGTGGAACTGCTCAGCACAGGCCCTCGTCCGCTGGTCCGGGCCGCCGCATACGCGGATCTCGGACAGGCGCTCCTGACAGCAGGCCGGAGACGTCAGGCGGTGAGCGCGCTGACGCACGCCCGTGACGAGTTCGCCGGAACAGATGCTCACGCCGAAGCGGCGCAGGTGCAGGATGCTCTGCGAGGCGCGGGGGAGGGCGGTCGCCAGGCAGCGACCACCGAGCGCCCCGTAGCGGGATGGGGGGCACTGACGCTCTCGGAGGAGAGGATCGCGCGCCTCGTCGCCGAGGGGCACACCAACCGGTCGGCTGCGGACCTGCTCGTTGTCTCCCCCCACACGGTGAACACCCACCTGACGTCCGTGTTCCGCAAGCTGTCGATCAACTCCCGGGTGCAGCTCGCCAACTTGGTCATGGCCCTGCCCGACGACTGA
- a CDS encoding LLM class flavin-dependent oxidoreductase: MQFGIFSVGDVTPDPTDGRTPSEHERLKAMVTIALKAEEVGLDVFATGEHHNPPFVPSSPTTMLGYIAARTEKLILSTATTLITTNDPVKIAEDYAMLQHLADGRVDLMMGRGNTGPVYPWFGQDIRQGLNLAKENYTLLRRLWREDVVDWEGTFRTPLQGFTSTPRPLDGVAPFVWHGSIRSPEMADLAAFHGDGFFHNNIFWPADHTRRMVQLYRRRYAHYGHGTPKQAIVGLGGQVFMRKNSQDAVREFRPYFDNAPVYGHGPSLEEFTEQTPLTVGSPQEVIDRTLSFRQTVGDYQRQLFLMDHAGLPLKTVLEQLDLLGEEVVPVLRKEFAIGRSADVPDAPTHESLRAVQEVSAA; this comes from the coding sequence ATGCAGTTCGGTATTTTCTCGGTGGGGGACGTGACCCCCGATCCGACCGACGGCCGTACCCCGTCGGAGCACGAACGCCTCAAGGCGATGGTCACCATCGCACTCAAGGCGGAGGAGGTGGGCCTGGACGTCTTCGCGACCGGTGAACACCACAATCCGCCGTTCGTGCCGTCGTCACCTACCACGATGCTCGGCTACATCGCTGCTCGTACCGAGAAGCTGATCCTTTCCACTGCCACGACGCTGATCACCACCAACGACCCGGTAAAGATCGCCGAGGACTACGCGATGCTCCAGCACCTGGCCGACGGCCGGGTCGACCTCATGATGGGGCGAGGCAACACCGGACCGGTGTATCCGTGGTTCGGGCAGGACATCCGGCAGGGTCTCAACCTCGCCAAGGAGAACTACACACTGCTGCGCCGGCTGTGGCGCGAGGACGTGGTGGACTGGGAGGGCACGTTCCGTACGCCACTGCAGGGGTTCACGTCCACGCCCCGGCCGCTGGACGGCGTAGCGCCGTTCGTCTGGCACGGCTCGATCCGCTCTCCGGAGATGGCCGACCTGGCGGCCTTCCACGGCGACGGTTTCTTCCACAACAACATCTTCTGGCCGGCCGACCACACGAGGCGGATGGTGCAGCTGTACCGGCGGCGATACGCGCACTACGGGCACGGCACTCCCAAGCAGGCGATCGTCGGGCTGGGGGGTCAGGTGTTCATGCGGAAGAACTCCCAGGACGCCGTACGGGAGTTCCGGCCGTACTTCGACAACGCGCCCGTCTACGGGCACGGGCCGTCGCTGGAGGAGTTCACCGAGCAGACTCCGCTGACGGTGGGCTCCCCCCAGGAGGTCATCGACCGGACGCTTTCCTTCCGACAGACCGTCGGCGACTACCAGCGGCAGTTGTTCCTGATGGACCACGCGGGACTGCCCCTGAAGACCGTTCTGGAACAGCTCGACCTGCTCGGCGAGGAGGTGGTGCCCGTCCTGCGGAAGGAGTTCGCGATCGGCCGCTCGGCCGACGTGCCGGACGCTCCCACCCACGAGTCGCTGCGGGCTGTTCAGGAGGTGTCCGCCGCATGA